A genome region from Manihot esculenta cultivar AM560-2 chromosome 5, M.esculenta_v8, whole genome shotgun sequence includes the following:
- the LOC110614939 gene encoding very-long-chain aldehyde decarbonylase CER1, whose translation MALKPGILTEWPWKSLGNFKYLLLGPFVTHSIYSFMVKEEKERDLVNFIIFPSILARMLHNQLWISYSRYRTAKGNNRILDKTIDFDQVDRESNWDDQIILLAIVLYSANMLLPGASHIPIWRTDGAVLATLLHAGPVEFLYYWFHRALHHHYLYSRYHSHHHSSIVTQPITAVIHPFAEIVVYVILFTIPSIGLALTRTASIVVVFGYVFYVDFMNNLGHCNFEIIPKSLFSVLPPLKYLFYTASFHSLHHTKFRTNYSLFMPFYDYIYDTMDKTSDEVHETALKKPADSPTHVHLTHFTTPDSIYHLRLGFTSLAATPQTSAWFLWILTPFTYFFMLLTSLFGRTFIVESNTLDNQFQSQTWLIPRYKIQYFLKRQRAAINNFVEEAILEADRRGTKVLSLGLLNQGEELNRCGELYIEKYPKLKVKLVDGSSLAAAIILNNIPKETTQVLFKGNITKVAKAVASALGEKGVQIAVSQENESRMIKLHDHVVVTSSYDQKIWLIGEELTDKEQLKAPKGTTFIPMTQFPPKRLRKDCFYHNTPAMLAPSSLWHLDSCEDWLPRRAMSACRVAGIVHALEDWKVNECGDSLFCIDKVWQASLRHGFLPLPICR comes from the exons ATGGCTTTGAAGCCAGGAATTCTCACCGAGTGGCCATGGAAGTCTCTTGGAAACTTCAAG TATTTGCTTCTGGGTCCATTCGTGACACATAGTATTTACTCATTCATggtgaaagaagagaaggaaaGGGACCTCGTCAACTTCATTATTTTCCCCTCAATCCTGGCTAGGATGCTGCATAACCAGCTGTGGATTTCTTATTCTCGTTATAGAACTGCCAAAGGCAACAATAGGATTCTTGACAAGACCATTGACTTCGACCAAGTTGATAGAGAAAGCAATTG GGATGACCAAATTATATTGCTTGCGATAGTGTTATACAGTGCGAATATGTTACTTCCAGGGGCGTCTCACATACCCATATGGAGAACAGATGGTGCAGTTTTGGCGACTTTGCTTCATGCAGGTCCTGTGGAGTTTCTCTATTACTGGTTTCACAGAGCTCTGCACCATCACTACCTCTATTCTCGCTATCACTCCCATCATCATTCCTCTATCGTCACTCAGCCTATTACTG CTGTAATCCATCCATTCGCTGAAATCGTGGTATATGTCATTTTATTTACAATACCGTCAATTGGTTTGGCGTTGACGAGAACAGCCTCCATAGTAGTAGTTTTCGGTTATGTTTTTTACGTCGACTTCATGAACAACTTGGGACACTGCAATTTTGAGATCATTCCAAAAAGCCTCTTCTCTGTTCTTCCTCCTCTCAAATATCTCTTCTATACAGCCTC ATTTCACTCGCTGCATCATACCAAGTTCCGGACCAACTACTCACTTTTCATGCCCTTCTACGACTACATCTACGACACCATGGACAAGACTTCAGATGAGGTGCATGAAACTGCGCTCAAAAAGCCTGCAGACTCCCCTACTCACGTCCATTTAACTCATTTCACAACTCCAGACTCTATTTACCATCTCCGTTTAGGATTTACGTCCTTGGCCGCAACCCCTCAAACTTCCGCATGGTTTCTCTGGATTCTCACCCCGTTCACATATTTCTTCATGTTGTTAACCTCTCTCTTTGGCCGTACATTTATCGTGGAGAGTAACACCCTCGATAACCAGTTTCAATCACAAACTTGGCTGATACCCAGATACAAAATACAA tacTTTCTAAAACGGCAAAGAGCGGCCATAAATAATTTTGTGGAAGAAGCTATACTGGAAGCGGATAGGAGAGGCACTAAGGTGTTGAGCCTAGGCCTTCTGAACCAG GGAGAAGAGCTGAACAGATGCGGGGAGCTTTATATTGAAAAGTACCCTAAGCTAAAAGTAAAGTTGGTGGATGGGAGCAGCTTAGCTGCGGCTATTATTCTCAATAATATCCCCAAAGAAACTACCCAAGTGCTGTTTAAAGGCAATATCACCAAGGTAGCAAAGGCCGTTGCCTCGGCCTTAGGCGAGAAGGGCGTCCAG ATTGCTGTTTCACAGGAAAATGAGAGCAGGATGATAAAGCTTCATGATCACGTGGTAGTTACGTCAAGTTATGATCAAAAG ATATGGTTGATCGGAGAAGAATTAACTGATAAAGAACAGCTAAAGGCACCTAAAGGGACAACATTTATACCCATGACGCAATTTCCTCCAAAACGCCTACGTAAAGATTGCTTCTACCACAACACACCAGCAATGCTGGCTCCTTCTTCTCTTTGGCACTTGGACTCTTGTGAG GATTGGTTGCCAAGAAGGGCGATGAGTGCCTGCCGTGTTGCTGGAATTGTTCATGCCCTGGAAGATTGGAAGGTGAATGAGTGTGGTGACAGTCTCTTCTGTATCGACAAAGTTTGGCAAGCTAGTCTTCGTCATGGCTTTCTCCCTTTACCTATCTGTCgttaa
- the LOC110614983 gene encoding very-long-chain aldehyde decarbonylase CER1, with translation MASMPGILTDWPWKPLGSFKHVILAPWAIQNTYSYVVRGENGLAPALVFPFLLLRMIHNQLWISLSRYRTAKGNNLIVDKAIEFDQVDRERNWDDQILFNGILFYIGAMLIPGAKDLPLWRNDGVIITMLLHAGPVEFLYYWLHRLLHHHYLYSRYHSHHHSSIATEPITSVIHPFAEHIAYFVLFAIPMLTTLFNGTASVVSLTIYVLYIDFMNNMGHCNFELIPKWLFSIFPPLKYFMYTPSFHSLHHTQFRTNYSLFMPIYDYIYGTVDKSSDTLYENSLKRKEEVPDVVHLTHITTPQSIYHLRLGFPYLASSPETPKWYLCLMWPVTMWTMMFTWIYGRTFVFERHRLDKLRLQTWAISKYNIQYLMQWQNQSINQIIEEAILEADEKGVKVLSLGLLNQGEELNKYGELYVRKHPTLKTKVVDGSSLAIAVVLSSIPKGTTQVLLRGRPNKVACAIALSLSQRGIQVATTHKEDFEKLKASFGRESTNNLVLSKKYTVKTWLVDDALSEEEQMKATKGTVFIPLSQFPPKKKRKDCFYHSTPALVAPASLENVDSCENWLPRRVMSAWRVAGIVHALEGWNVHECGNSIFDVDKVWQAAVRHGFQPLAITTAFRSN, from the exons ATGGCTTCTATGCCTGGAATTCTCACTGACTGGCCATGGAAGCCGCTCGGGAGCTTTAAG CATGTGATATTAGCACCCTGGGCCATTCAAAACACTTACTCTTACGTGGTTAGAGGAGAAAATGGCCTCGCACCCGCTCTCGTTTTCCCATTTTTGTTGTTGAGAATGATCCACAACCAGTTATGGATCAGCCTTTCTCGCTACCGGACAGCCAAAGGGAATAATCTGATCGTCGACAAAGCCATTGAATTTGATCAAGTTGATAGAGAAAGAAACTG GGatgatcaaatattgttcaaCGGAATCCTTTTCTATATCGGCGCCATGCTAATTCCAGGGGCCAAGGATTTGCCTCTGTGGAGAAACGACGGCGTAATAATAACGATGTTGCTTCATGCGGGACCTGTGGAGTTTCTTTACTATTGGTTACATCGGCTTCTCCACCACCACTATCTCTACTCCCGCTACCATTCCCACCACCATTCCTCCATCGCCACCGAGCCTATCACCT CTGTGATTCACCCATTTGCGGAACACATAGCATACTTCGTGCTATTTGCAATACCAATGTTGACAACGTTGTTTAATGGAACGGCAAGCGTGGTAAGCTTAACTATTTATGTTCTTTACATCGACTTCATGAACAATATGGGCCACTGCAACTTCGAGCTCATCCCCAAATGGCTATTTTCAATTTTCCCTCCTCTCAAGTACTTCATGTACACCCCATC GTTCCATTCTCTTCATCACACTCAGTTCCGAACCAATTACTCGCTTTTCATGCCCATTTACGATTACATCTATGGCACAGTAGACAAATCTTCTGATACCCTTTACGAAAATTCACtcaaaagaaaagaggaagtcCCTGACGTCGTGCATCTTACCCATATTACCACTCCCCAGTCAATCTATCATCTACGCTTGGGATTTCCCTACTTGGCCTCCAGCCCCGAGACACCAAAATGGTACCTCTGCTTAATGTGGCCTGTCACAATGTGGACCATGATGTTCACTTGGATTTATGGTCGCACATTTGTATTTGAGAGGCATCGCCTTGACAAACTCCGATTACAAACCTGGGCCATATCCAAATACAACATCCAG TATTTAATGCAATGGCAAAATCAATCTATTAATCAAATTATTGAAGAAGCTATACTTGAAGCTGACGAAAAAGGCGTTAAAGTGTTGAGCCTTGGTCTCTTGAATCAG GGGGAAGAGCTGAATAAATATGGTGAACTTTATGTCCGTAAGCATCCTACGCTGAAAACAAAGGTGGTGGATGGAAGTAGTCTAGCAATTGCTGTTGTGCTTAGTAGCATACCTAAAGGAACCACCCAAGTTCTTCTTAGGGGACGGCCCAATAAGGTCGCCTGTGCCATTGCCTTGTCCCTGAGCCAGAGGGGAATCCAG GTAGCAACTACCCACAAGGAAGactttgagaagttgaaggcaTCATTTGGCCGCGAGTCTACCAATAATCTAgttctttcaaaaaaatatactGTGAAG ACATGGCTAGTGGACGATGCATTGAGTGAAGAGGAGCAAATGAAAGCAACAAAAGGAACAGTATTTATTCCCTTGTCCCAATTTCCaccaaagaaaaagagaaaggacTGCTTTTACCATAGCACCCCAGCATTGGTGGCACCCGCTTCTCTTGAGAACGTGGACTCTTGTGAG aatTGGTTGCCAAGAAGGGTGATGAGCGCATGGCGAGTAGCTGGAATAGTGCATGCCTTAGAAGGATGGAATGTGCATGAGTGCGGCAACTCCATTTTCGATGTTGACAAAGTTTGGCAAGCAGCTGTTCGACATGGCTTTCAACCTCTGGCTATTACAACTGCTTTTCGCTCTAATTAA